From the Thunnus albacares chromosome 24, fThuAlb1.1, whole genome shotgun sequence genome, one window contains:
- the lrrfip1b gene encoding uncharacterized protein lrrfip1b isoform X3 codes for MMGTQGPGRKRIPNRERLTAEDDALSQIAREAEARLAAKRAARAEAREIRMKELERQQKEVSDDEERMSVGSRGSLKVEERPDRDFLEKGSRTASTLSAATLASLGGASSRRGSCDTSFSVETEASIRDMKDSLAEAEEKYRKAMVSNAQLHNEKSTLMFQVETLREELSDMEELLWEARRHGDDRTKECERERQAHSVLQFQFKEMRDTLRQTEELLTKHGVVVSPEVTTNGETGLDEAEDDVTAESASRLAQEPSHGGRESMLGNVRERQAADVHSSCWIYQQSRSLSVISTSDRTRADTLKQAKGTNKQARDRKDRADKRPGRNEGANKQPRNTEGIYDTTKKTRQDANLLLRNEGIKKQPKPKSAVTRSIVHNQAFKGRTRPDSEPGVTSSSVSHQDVLVIEMERSFDEGNPKTQINVGGTRLTAVSAVGRASAEKIHKSRLVPPRTAEDIILDNKALASIVTAGKQNCLTQEKQKQDVAAVVENETSSSDRDVAQTSSSAVDQSFQNPDEDERTSRDEGCSERVEPDISTVCAEEKKTNEMVAQMSVNSLKENEFVEIEQCDEVTEVLTDSETETFVSRVKTSLKHQQETDTENQAELSYTDLSEGPNFETKLRTMEDDLTLPVVKAMSDERWGTPEEHQEPVKEVLQIQDTIQHNSSERPDHEDQTEEPKSSTVSAFVSSDMWKDRSGLEKMFHSVLQGFMEDRGFAAEISQRVPEITEFIQQWVSDLEKGNASDQMQNKPSPCERVDHESAGRVMETELPVKDSPGGSKSAVRHVAITKACSVSEMLEVPSLQAHPQPEDVSVDSSGSSSKICEDDQDPPARDDQEAAENTSGVSSGACDPEMEVNKSSAEEGKLSQSCSEDFIFISSYFAEPVKTRSVESGSDASTDPKMFVEVVSEQKEQSEIVPVEDLNETHLEPHRTSSTKSHVVGQSSKVRRLLEITDEIRAMAVPELALMSLQEGRIIEDRWIDESPGLSVEVQEEASVADTDSCEEVDEEATQQPAERQEGRPEEKHLSGRRRVCLHKHKTECKIS; via the exons gtggaGGAGAGGCCTGACAGAGACTTCCTGGAGAAA GGCTCGAGGACGGCGTCGACACTGTCCGCCGCCACGCTCGCCTCGCTGGGCGGAGCTTCGTCCCGCAGAGGAAGCTGTGACACGTCGTTCTCCGTGGAGACGGAGGCGTCCATCAGAGACATGAAG GACTCTCTGGCGGAGGCGGAGGAGAAGTATCGTAAAGCGATGGTTTCAAACGCTCAGCTGCACAACGAGAAGTCGACTCTGATGTTTCAGGTGGAAACTCTGCGGGAGGAACTCAGCGacatggaggagctgctgtgggAGGCACGTCGCCACGGCGACGACAGgacaaag GAGTGTGAGCGTGAGCGTCAGGCTCACAGTGTTCTTCAGTTCCAGTTTAAAGAGATGAGAGACACTCTGAGACAGACTGAAGAGCTGCTGACG AAACACGGAGTGGTCGTCTCTCCTGAGGTCACCACCAACGGGGAGACGGGACTGGACGAGGCTGAGGATGATGTCACGGCAGAGTCTGCCTCCCGATTGGCTCAGGAGCCGTCACATGGTGGCAGAGAGAGCATGCTGG GAAACGTACGAGAGCGGCAGGCAGCAGATGTGCACAGCAGCTGTTGGATTTATCAACAGTCCCGGTCGCTGAGCGTCATCTCCACCAGTGACCGAACCAGAGCAGACACTTTAAAACAAGCGAAGGGGACGAATAAACAGGccagagacagaaaagacagagcAGACAAACGTCCAGGCAGGAACGAAGGCGCAAACAAACAACCCAGAAACACGGAAGGCATTTATGATACAACCAAGAAAACCAGGCAGGACGCAAATCTTCTGCTCAGAAACGAAGGAATTAAAAAACAACCAAAGCCGAAATCTGCCGTCACCCGATCAATAGTTCATAATCAGGCTTTTAAAGGCAGAACCAGACCTGACAGTGAACCTGGAGTCACTTCATCCTCAGTATCACACCAGGATGTCCTTGTGATAGAAATGGAGCGCTCCTTTGATGAAGGAAACCCCAAAACTCAGATAAATGTGGGAGGAACTCGACTGACGGCAGTTTCAGCTGTTGGCAGAGCTTCAGCTGAAAAAATCCACAAATCAAGACTCGTTCCACCTCGAACTGCTGAAGACATCATCCTGGACAACAAGGCCTTAGCGAGTATCGTGACTGCTGGAAAACAAAACTGCCTGACtcaagagaaacaaaaacaagatgtgGCAGCTGTGGTGGAAAATGAGACTTCATCTTCTGACAGAGATGTTGCTCAAACATCTTCGTCTGCTGTCGATCAGAGTTTCCAGAATCCAGACGAAGATGAACGAACAAGCAGGGATGAAGGTTGTTCAGAAAGAGTCGAGCCTGATATTTCAACTGTGTGtgcagaagaaaagaaaactaatGAGATGGTTGCTCAGATGTCAGTAAACtctttgaaagaaaatgaatttgttGAGATTGAACAGTGTGATGAAGTTACAGAAGTTCTGACAGATTCAGAAACGGAGACGTTTGTATCGAGGGTTAAAACTTCTCTCAAACACCAACAAGAGACTGATACAGAGAATCAGGCTGAGTTAAGTTATACCGACTTATCTGAAGGTCCAAACTTTGAGACCAAACTGAGAACCATGGAAGATGATTTAACTCTTCCAGTGGTGAAGGCCATGTCTGATGAAAGGTGGGGAACACCTGAGGAACATCAGGAACCTGTTAAAGAAGTTCTTCAGATTCAGGACACAATTCAACACAATTCCTCTGAACGTCCAGACCATGAAGATCAGACTGAAGAGCCGAAGTCATCGACTGTGTCGGCATTCGTCTCCAGTGACATGTGGAAGGACCGGAGCGGTTTGGAAAAGATGTTTCACAGTGTGCTACAAGGGTTTATGGAAGATCGAGGTTTCGCTGCTGAAATCTCACAGCGTGTTCCAGAAATCACAGAATTTATTCAACAGTGGGTTTCAGATTTGGAGAAAGGAAACGCGTCGGATCAGATGCAGAACAAACCTTCTCCGTGTGAGAGAGTCGACCATGAATCAGCAGGACGAGTGATGGAGACTGAACTACCTGTGAAAGACTCACCAGGAGGAAGTAAATCTGCTGTTAGACATGTAGCGATAACCAAAGCCTGTTCAGTTTCAGAGATGTTGGAAGTTCCTTCTTTACAGGCACATCCTCAACCTGAGGACGTCTCCGTGGACTCATCTGGTTCCTCGAGTAAGATTTGTGAAGATGATCAAGATCCTCCAGCAAGAGATGACCAGGAAGCTGCAGAAAACACCTCAGGAGTCTCATCCGGCGCTTGTGACCCTGAGATGGAAGTCAACAAATCCTCCGCTGAAGAAGGCAAGCTCAGTCAGAGCTGCTCCGAGGACTTCATATTTATCAGCTCCTACTTCGCTGAACCCGTCAAGACCAGATCAGTGGAGTCTGGGTCGGATGCATCAACAGATCCAAAGATGTTTGTAGAAGTCGTCTctgaacaaaaagaacaaagtgAGATAGTTCCTGTCGAAGATTTAAATGAGACGCACCTCGAACCGCATCGAACGTCCTCGACAAAGTCTCACGTTGTCGGCCAAAGTTCAAAGGTCAGAAGACTTTTAGAAATAACAGATGAAATCAGGGCGATGGCCGTTCCAGAGTTGGCCCTGATGAGCCTACAGGAAGGAAGAATCATAGAGGATCGATGGATCGACGAGTCGCCGGGACTGAGTGTGGAGGTACAGGAGGAGGCGTCAGTCGCAGACACGGACAGCTGCGAGGAGGTCGACGAGGAGGCGACACAGCAGCCGGCAGAGCGACAGGAAGGGCGACCGGAGGAGAAACACCTGAGTGGAAGGAGAAGAGTCTGtctccacaaacacaaaactgaatGCAAGATTTCATAG
- the lrrfip1b gene encoding uncharacterized protein lrrfip1b isoform X1, with protein sequence MMGTQGPGRKRIPNRERLTAEDDALSQIAREAEARLAAKRAARAEAREIRMKELERQQKEVSDDEERMSVGSRGSLKPSDYGGFLGSSSRASSRASSARASPVVEERPDRDFLEKGSRTASTLSAATLASLGGASSRRGSCDTSFSVETEASIRDMKDSLAEAEEKYRKAMVSNAQLHNEKSTLMFQVETLREELSDMEELLWEARRHGDDRTKECERERQAHSVLQFQFKEMRDTLRQTEELLTEVSALRLQSGVYCQEISDLQEALQWKEKKIGALERQIEISDIVRIERDRLRDEVVRLRDLLKKHGVVVSPEVTTNGETGLDEAEDDVTAESASRLAQEPSHGGRESMLGNVRERQAADVHSSCWIYQQSRSLSVISTSDRTRADTLKQAKGTNKQARDRKDRADKRPGRNEGANKQPRNTEGIYDTTKKTRQDANLLLRNEGIKKQPKPKSAVTRSIVHNQAFKGRTRPDSEPGVTSSSVSHQDVLVIEMERSFDEGNPKTQINVGGTRLTAVSAVGRASAEKIHKSRLVPPRTAEDIILDNKALASIVTAGKQNCLTQEKQKQDVAAVVENETSSSDRDVAQTSSSAVDQSFQNPDEDERTSRDEGCSERVEPDISTVCAEEKKTNEMVAQMSVNSLKENEFVEIEQCDEVTEVLTDSETETFVSRVKTSLKHQQETDTENQAELSYTDLSEGPNFETKLRTMEDDLTLPVVKAMSDERWGTPEEHQEPVKEVLQIQDTIQHNSSERPDHEDQTEEPKSSTVSAFVSSDMWKDRSGLEKMFHSVLQGFMEDRGFAAEISQRVPEITEFIQQWVSDLEKGNASDQMQNKPSPCERVDHESAGRVMETELPVKDSPGGSKSAVRHVAITKACSVSEMLEVPSLQAHPQPEDVSVDSSGSSSKICEDDQDPPARDDQEAAENTSGVSSGACDPEMEVNKSSAEEGKLSQSCSEDFIFISSYFAEPVKTRSVESGSDASTDPKMFVEVVSEQKEQSEIVPVEDLNETHLEPHRTSSTKSHVVGQSSKVRRLLEITDEIRAMAVPELALMSLQEGRIIEDRWIDESPGLSVEVQEEASVADTDSCEEVDEEATQQPAERQEGRPEEKHLSGRRRVCLHKHKTECKIS encoded by the exons CCGTCGGACTATGGAGGGTTTTTGGGCTCCAGTTCTCGTGCTTCCTCCAGGGCCAGTTCAGCTCGTGCGAGCCCAGTG gtggaGGAGAGGCCTGACAGAGACTTCCTGGAGAAA GGCTCGAGGACGGCGTCGACACTGTCCGCCGCCACGCTCGCCTCGCTGGGCGGAGCTTCGTCCCGCAGAGGAAGCTGTGACACGTCGTTCTCCGTGGAGACGGAGGCGTCCATCAGAGACATGAAG GACTCTCTGGCGGAGGCGGAGGAGAAGTATCGTAAAGCGATGGTTTCAAACGCTCAGCTGCACAACGAGAAGTCGACTCTGATGTTTCAGGTGGAAACTCTGCGGGAGGAACTCAGCGacatggaggagctgctgtgggAGGCACGTCGCCACGGCGACGACAGgacaaag GAGTGTGAGCGTGAGCGTCAGGCTCACAGTGTTCTTCAGTTCCAGTTTAAAGAGATGAGAGACACTCTGAGACAGACTGAAGAGCTGCTGACG gaGGTGTCAGCTCTCCGTCTGCAGAGTGGAGTGTATTGTCAGGAGATCTCTGACCTGCAGGAGGCTCTGCAGTGGAAGGAGAAGAAGATCGGG GCGTTGGAGAGGCAGATAGAAATCTCTGACATCGTTCGGATCGAACGTGACCGGCTCAGAGACGAGGTGGTCCGACTCCGAGATTTGCTCAAg AAACACGGAGTGGTCGTCTCTCCTGAGGTCACCACCAACGGGGAGACGGGACTGGACGAGGCTGAGGATGATGTCACGGCAGAGTCTGCCTCCCGATTGGCTCAGGAGCCGTCACATGGTGGCAGAGAGAGCATGCTGG GAAACGTACGAGAGCGGCAGGCAGCAGATGTGCACAGCAGCTGTTGGATTTATCAACAGTCCCGGTCGCTGAGCGTCATCTCCACCAGTGACCGAACCAGAGCAGACACTTTAAAACAAGCGAAGGGGACGAATAAACAGGccagagacagaaaagacagagcAGACAAACGTCCAGGCAGGAACGAAGGCGCAAACAAACAACCCAGAAACACGGAAGGCATTTATGATACAACCAAGAAAACCAGGCAGGACGCAAATCTTCTGCTCAGAAACGAAGGAATTAAAAAACAACCAAAGCCGAAATCTGCCGTCACCCGATCAATAGTTCATAATCAGGCTTTTAAAGGCAGAACCAGACCTGACAGTGAACCTGGAGTCACTTCATCCTCAGTATCACACCAGGATGTCCTTGTGATAGAAATGGAGCGCTCCTTTGATGAAGGAAACCCCAAAACTCAGATAAATGTGGGAGGAACTCGACTGACGGCAGTTTCAGCTGTTGGCAGAGCTTCAGCTGAAAAAATCCACAAATCAAGACTCGTTCCACCTCGAACTGCTGAAGACATCATCCTGGACAACAAGGCCTTAGCGAGTATCGTGACTGCTGGAAAACAAAACTGCCTGACtcaagagaaacaaaaacaagatgtgGCAGCTGTGGTGGAAAATGAGACTTCATCTTCTGACAGAGATGTTGCTCAAACATCTTCGTCTGCTGTCGATCAGAGTTTCCAGAATCCAGACGAAGATGAACGAACAAGCAGGGATGAAGGTTGTTCAGAAAGAGTCGAGCCTGATATTTCAACTGTGTGtgcagaagaaaagaaaactaatGAGATGGTTGCTCAGATGTCAGTAAACtctttgaaagaaaatgaatttgttGAGATTGAACAGTGTGATGAAGTTACAGAAGTTCTGACAGATTCAGAAACGGAGACGTTTGTATCGAGGGTTAAAACTTCTCTCAAACACCAACAAGAGACTGATACAGAGAATCAGGCTGAGTTAAGTTATACCGACTTATCTGAAGGTCCAAACTTTGAGACCAAACTGAGAACCATGGAAGATGATTTAACTCTTCCAGTGGTGAAGGCCATGTCTGATGAAAGGTGGGGAACACCTGAGGAACATCAGGAACCTGTTAAAGAAGTTCTTCAGATTCAGGACACAATTCAACACAATTCCTCTGAACGTCCAGACCATGAAGATCAGACTGAAGAGCCGAAGTCATCGACTGTGTCGGCATTCGTCTCCAGTGACATGTGGAAGGACCGGAGCGGTTTGGAAAAGATGTTTCACAGTGTGCTACAAGGGTTTATGGAAGATCGAGGTTTCGCTGCTGAAATCTCACAGCGTGTTCCAGAAATCACAGAATTTATTCAACAGTGGGTTTCAGATTTGGAGAAAGGAAACGCGTCGGATCAGATGCAGAACAAACCTTCTCCGTGTGAGAGAGTCGACCATGAATCAGCAGGACGAGTGATGGAGACTGAACTACCTGTGAAAGACTCACCAGGAGGAAGTAAATCTGCTGTTAGACATGTAGCGATAACCAAAGCCTGTTCAGTTTCAGAGATGTTGGAAGTTCCTTCTTTACAGGCACATCCTCAACCTGAGGACGTCTCCGTGGACTCATCTGGTTCCTCGAGTAAGATTTGTGAAGATGATCAAGATCCTCCAGCAAGAGATGACCAGGAAGCTGCAGAAAACACCTCAGGAGTCTCATCCGGCGCTTGTGACCCTGAGATGGAAGTCAACAAATCCTCCGCTGAAGAAGGCAAGCTCAGTCAGAGCTGCTCCGAGGACTTCATATTTATCAGCTCCTACTTCGCTGAACCCGTCAAGACCAGATCAGTGGAGTCTGGGTCGGATGCATCAACAGATCCAAAGATGTTTGTAGAAGTCGTCTctgaacaaaaagaacaaagtgAGATAGTTCCTGTCGAAGATTTAAATGAGACGCACCTCGAACCGCATCGAACGTCCTCGACAAAGTCTCACGTTGTCGGCCAAAGTTCAAAGGTCAGAAGACTTTTAGAAATAACAGATGAAATCAGGGCGATGGCCGTTCCAGAGTTGGCCCTGATGAGCCTACAGGAAGGAAGAATCATAGAGGATCGATGGATCGACGAGTCGCCGGGACTGAGTGTGGAGGTACAGGAGGAGGCGTCAGTCGCAGACACGGACAGCTGCGAGGAGGTCGACGAGGAGGCGACACAGCAGCCGGCAGAGCGACAGGAAGGGCGACCGGAGGAGAAACACCTGAGTGGAAGGAGAAGAGTCTGtctccacaaacacaaaactgaatGCAAGATTTCATAG
- the lrrfip1b gene encoding uncharacterized protein lrrfip1b isoform X2 has product MMGTQGPGRKRIPNRERLTAEDDALSQIAREAEARLAAKRAARAEAREIRMKELERQQKEVSDDEERMSVGSRGSLKVEERPDRDFLEKGSRTASTLSAATLASLGGASSRRGSCDTSFSVETEASIRDMKDSLAEAEEKYRKAMVSNAQLHNEKSTLMFQVETLREELSDMEELLWEARRHGDDRTKECERERQAHSVLQFQFKEMRDTLRQTEELLTEVSALRLQSGVYCQEISDLQEALQWKEKKIGALERQIEISDIVRIERDRLRDEVVRLRDLLKKHGVVVSPEVTTNGETGLDEAEDDVTAESASRLAQEPSHGGRESMLGNVRERQAADVHSSCWIYQQSRSLSVISTSDRTRADTLKQAKGTNKQARDRKDRADKRPGRNEGANKQPRNTEGIYDTTKKTRQDANLLLRNEGIKKQPKPKSAVTRSIVHNQAFKGRTRPDSEPGVTSSSVSHQDVLVIEMERSFDEGNPKTQINVGGTRLTAVSAVGRASAEKIHKSRLVPPRTAEDIILDNKALASIVTAGKQNCLTQEKQKQDVAAVVENETSSSDRDVAQTSSSAVDQSFQNPDEDERTSRDEGCSERVEPDISTVCAEEKKTNEMVAQMSVNSLKENEFVEIEQCDEVTEVLTDSETETFVSRVKTSLKHQQETDTENQAELSYTDLSEGPNFETKLRTMEDDLTLPVVKAMSDERWGTPEEHQEPVKEVLQIQDTIQHNSSERPDHEDQTEEPKSSTVSAFVSSDMWKDRSGLEKMFHSVLQGFMEDRGFAAEISQRVPEITEFIQQWVSDLEKGNASDQMQNKPSPCERVDHESAGRVMETELPVKDSPGGSKSAVRHVAITKACSVSEMLEVPSLQAHPQPEDVSVDSSGSSSKICEDDQDPPARDDQEAAENTSGVSSGACDPEMEVNKSSAEEGKLSQSCSEDFIFISSYFAEPVKTRSVESGSDASTDPKMFVEVVSEQKEQSEIVPVEDLNETHLEPHRTSSTKSHVVGQSSKVRRLLEITDEIRAMAVPELALMSLQEGRIIEDRWIDESPGLSVEVQEEASVADTDSCEEVDEEATQQPAERQEGRPEEKHLSGRRRVCLHKHKTECKIS; this is encoded by the exons gtggaGGAGAGGCCTGACAGAGACTTCCTGGAGAAA GGCTCGAGGACGGCGTCGACACTGTCCGCCGCCACGCTCGCCTCGCTGGGCGGAGCTTCGTCCCGCAGAGGAAGCTGTGACACGTCGTTCTCCGTGGAGACGGAGGCGTCCATCAGAGACATGAAG GACTCTCTGGCGGAGGCGGAGGAGAAGTATCGTAAAGCGATGGTTTCAAACGCTCAGCTGCACAACGAGAAGTCGACTCTGATGTTTCAGGTGGAAACTCTGCGGGAGGAACTCAGCGacatggaggagctgctgtgggAGGCACGTCGCCACGGCGACGACAGgacaaag GAGTGTGAGCGTGAGCGTCAGGCTCACAGTGTTCTTCAGTTCCAGTTTAAAGAGATGAGAGACACTCTGAGACAGACTGAAGAGCTGCTGACG gaGGTGTCAGCTCTCCGTCTGCAGAGTGGAGTGTATTGTCAGGAGATCTCTGACCTGCAGGAGGCTCTGCAGTGGAAGGAGAAGAAGATCGGG GCGTTGGAGAGGCAGATAGAAATCTCTGACATCGTTCGGATCGAACGTGACCGGCTCAGAGACGAGGTGGTCCGACTCCGAGATTTGCTCAAg AAACACGGAGTGGTCGTCTCTCCTGAGGTCACCACCAACGGGGAGACGGGACTGGACGAGGCTGAGGATGATGTCACGGCAGAGTCTGCCTCCCGATTGGCTCAGGAGCCGTCACATGGTGGCAGAGAGAGCATGCTGG GAAACGTACGAGAGCGGCAGGCAGCAGATGTGCACAGCAGCTGTTGGATTTATCAACAGTCCCGGTCGCTGAGCGTCATCTCCACCAGTGACCGAACCAGAGCAGACACTTTAAAACAAGCGAAGGGGACGAATAAACAGGccagagacagaaaagacagagcAGACAAACGTCCAGGCAGGAACGAAGGCGCAAACAAACAACCCAGAAACACGGAAGGCATTTATGATACAACCAAGAAAACCAGGCAGGACGCAAATCTTCTGCTCAGAAACGAAGGAATTAAAAAACAACCAAAGCCGAAATCTGCCGTCACCCGATCAATAGTTCATAATCAGGCTTTTAAAGGCAGAACCAGACCTGACAGTGAACCTGGAGTCACTTCATCCTCAGTATCACACCAGGATGTCCTTGTGATAGAAATGGAGCGCTCCTTTGATGAAGGAAACCCCAAAACTCAGATAAATGTGGGAGGAACTCGACTGACGGCAGTTTCAGCTGTTGGCAGAGCTTCAGCTGAAAAAATCCACAAATCAAGACTCGTTCCACCTCGAACTGCTGAAGACATCATCCTGGACAACAAGGCCTTAGCGAGTATCGTGACTGCTGGAAAACAAAACTGCCTGACtcaagagaaacaaaaacaagatgtgGCAGCTGTGGTGGAAAATGAGACTTCATCTTCTGACAGAGATGTTGCTCAAACATCTTCGTCTGCTGTCGATCAGAGTTTCCAGAATCCAGACGAAGATGAACGAACAAGCAGGGATGAAGGTTGTTCAGAAAGAGTCGAGCCTGATATTTCAACTGTGTGtgcagaagaaaagaaaactaatGAGATGGTTGCTCAGATGTCAGTAAACtctttgaaagaaaatgaatttgttGAGATTGAACAGTGTGATGAAGTTACAGAAGTTCTGACAGATTCAGAAACGGAGACGTTTGTATCGAGGGTTAAAACTTCTCTCAAACACCAACAAGAGACTGATACAGAGAATCAGGCTGAGTTAAGTTATACCGACTTATCTGAAGGTCCAAACTTTGAGACCAAACTGAGAACCATGGAAGATGATTTAACTCTTCCAGTGGTGAAGGCCATGTCTGATGAAAGGTGGGGAACACCTGAGGAACATCAGGAACCTGTTAAAGAAGTTCTTCAGATTCAGGACACAATTCAACACAATTCCTCTGAACGTCCAGACCATGAAGATCAGACTGAAGAGCCGAAGTCATCGACTGTGTCGGCATTCGTCTCCAGTGACATGTGGAAGGACCGGAGCGGTTTGGAAAAGATGTTTCACAGTGTGCTACAAGGGTTTATGGAAGATCGAGGTTTCGCTGCTGAAATCTCACAGCGTGTTCCAGAAATCACAGAATTTATTCAACAGTGGGTTTCAGATTTGGAGAAAGGAAACGCGTCGGATCAGATGCAGAACAAACCTTCTCCGTGTGAGAGAGTCGACCATGAATCAGCAGGACGAGTGATGGAGACTGAACTACCTGTGAAAGACTCACCAGGAGGAAGTAAATCTGCTGTTAGACATGTAGCGATAACCAAAGCCTGTTCAGTTTCAGAGATGTTGGAAGTTCCTTCTTTACAGGCACATCCTCAACCTGAGGACGTCTCCGTGGACTCATCTGGTTCCTCGAGTAAGATTTGTGAAGATGATCAAGATCCTCCAGCAAGAGATGACCAGGAAGCTGCAGAAAACACCTCAGGAGTCTCATCCGGCGCTTGTGACCCTGAGATGGAAGTCAACAAATCCTCCGCTGAAGAAGGCAAGCTCAGTCAGAGCTGCTCCGAGGACTTCATATTTATCAGCTCCTACTTCGCTGAACCCGTCAAGACCAGATCAGTGGAGTCTGGGTCGGATGCATCAACAGATCCAAAGATGTTTGTAGAAGTCGTCTctgaacaaaaagaacaaagtgAGATAGTTCCTGTCGAAGATTTAAATGAGACGCACCTCGAACCGCATCGAACGTCCTCGACAAAGTCTCACGTTGTCGGCCAAAGTTCAAAGGTCAGAAGACTTTTAGAAATAACAGATGAAATCAGGGCGATGGCCGTTCCAGAGTTGGCCCTGATGAGCCTACAGGAAGGAAGAATCATAGAGGATCGATGGATCGACGAGTCGCCGGGACTGAGTGTGGAGGTACAGGAGGAGGCGTCAGTCGCAGACACGGACAGCTGCGAGGAGGTCGACGAGGAGGCGACACAGCAGCCGGCAGAGCGACAGGAAGGGCGACCGGAGGAGAAACACCTGAGTGGAAGGAGAAGAGTCTGtctccacaaacacaaaactgaatGCAAGATTTCATAG